Proteins encoded within one genomic window of Panicum virgatum strain AP13 chromosome 1N, P.virgatum_v5, whole genome shotgun sequence:
- the LOC120656699 gene encoding F-box protein At5g51370-like isoform X2, with translation MPEPGGRCHGDLGLGKRQLVKGWPDLWLAAGDAPSLRARPMAAAAPPPPPEPDQTLALPDALLLRVLACLPEPHLTGAASLVCRRWTRLAGRLRRRLAVRDWGFVAHRLPYRFPDLADLDLFPASIAAPTAAAPHAAAPLLTCGALSLTLDTSADPPLGACRFLDDDALDRGLAAVAASFPNLRRLSATAAAESGGLMAIAGGCLTLQELELHRCTDLALRPVSAFAHLQILRIVAASPALYGTGEGGGVTDIGLTILAHGCKRLVKLELLGCEGSYDGIAAVGRCCAMLEELTIADHRMDGGWLAALAFCGNLKTLRLQGCSRIDDDPGPAEHLGACLTLESLQLHRCQLRDRRALHALYLVCEGAREIQVQNCWGLEDDMFALVGLCRRVKFLSLERCSLLTTRGLESVITSWSDLQSLEVVSCNKIKDEEITPALSELFSNLKELKWRPDNKSLLAASLVGTGMGKKGRVFFKRILPTHQRIKGKVLKYPAGVTS, from the exons ATGCCTGAGCCGGGCGGTCGCTGCCACGGCGACCTCGGCCTCGGCAAACGCCAGCTGGTCAAGGGCTGGCCCGACCTGTGGCTGGCCGCGGGGGACGCGCCCAGCCTCCGCGCGCGCCccatggcggccgccgcgccgccgccgccgcccgagcccgACCAAACCCTAGCGCTCCCGGACGCGCTGCTCCTCCGCGTGCTCGCCTGCCTCCCGGAGCCCCACCTCACGGGGGCCGCCTCGCTGGTCTGCAGGCGGTGGACGCGCCTCGCCGGGCGCCTGCGCCGTCGCCTCGCCGTGCGGGACTGGGGCTTCGTCGCGCACCGCCTGCCCTACCGCTTCCCGGACCTCGCCGACCTCGACCTCTTCCCGGCCTCAATCGCCGCGcccaccgccgcggcgccccacgccgccgccccgctcctcACATGCGGCGCGCTCTCGCTAACCCTAGACACCAGCGCCGACCCGCCGCTCGGCGCCTGCCGGTTCCTCGACGACGACGCGCTCGACCggggcctcgccgccgtcgctgccagcttccccaacctccgccgactctccgccaccgccgccgcggagtcCGGTGGCCTCATGGCCATCGCCGGCGGATGCCTGACGCTGCAGGAGCTCGAGCTCCACCGCTGCACCGACCTcgccctccgcccggtctccgcCTTTGCGCACCTCCAGATCCTCCGCATCGTCGCCGCGTCCCCTGCCCTCTACGGGACCGGTGAAGGTGGCGGTGTCACAGACATCGGCCTCACCATCCTCGCCCATGGTTGCAAGCGGCTGGTGAAGCTAGAGCTTCTGGGTTGCGAGGGGAGCTACGACGGCATCGCGGCTGTGGGGCGCTGCTGTGCCATGCTTGAGGAGCTCACCATTGCTGACCACAGGATGGATGGCGGATGGCTTGCTGCGCTCGCTTTCTGTGGGAACCTCAAGACCCTGCGCCTGCAGGGATGCAGCCGGATTGACGATGATCCCGGGCCGGCAGAACATCTTGGGGCTTGCCTCACGCTCGAGAGCCTGCAGCTGCACCGGTGCCAACTGCGTGACCGTCGTGCCCTCCATGCCCTCTATCTCGTCTGTGAGGGTGCCCGTGAGATTCAGGTCCAGAATTGCTGGGGCCTGGAAGATGATATGTTTGCCTTGGTTGGCCTATGCAG GAGAGTAAAATTTCTATCATTAGAAAGGTGCTCACTACTAACAACTCGTGGTCTAGAATCGGTGATCACCTCATGGAGCGACCTGCAGAGCCTAGAAGTTGTCTCCTGCAATAAAATCAAGGATGAGGAAATAACACCTGCCCTTTCAGAACTATTCTCCAATCTCAAAGAGCTGAAGTGGCGGCCCGACAACAAGTCACTTCTTGCTGCAAGCCTTGTAGGGACCGGAATGGGGAAGAAGGGCAGGGTATTTTTCAAAAGG ATCTTACCGACCCACCAACGGATCAAAGGGAAGGTGCTCAAGTATCCAGCAGGTGTCACCTCTTAG
- the LOC120656699 gene encoding F-box protein At5g51370-like isoform X1: MPEPGGRCHGDLGLGKRQLVKGWPDLWLAAGDAPSLRARPMAAAAPPPPPEPDQTLALPDALLLRVLACLPEPHLTGAASLVCRRWTRLAGRLRRRLAVRDWGFVAHRLPYRFPDLADLDLFPASIAAPTAAAPHAAAPLLTCGALSLTLDTSADPPLGACRFLDDDALDRGLAAVAASFPNLRRLSATAAAESGGLMAIAGGCLTLQELELHRCTDLALRPVSAFAHLQILRIVAASPALYGTGEGGGVTDIGLTILAHGCKRLVKLELLGCEGSYDGIAAVGRCCAMLEELTIADHRMDGGWLAALAFCGNLKTLRLQGCSRIDDDPGPAEHLGACLTLESLQLHRCQLRDRRALHALYLVCEGAREIQVQNCWGLEDDMFALVGLCRRVKFLSLERCSLLTTRGLESVITSWSDLQSLEVVSCNKIKDEEITPALSELFSNLKELKWRPDNKSLLAASLVGTGMGKKGRVFFKRQILPTHQRIKGKVLKYPAGVTS, from the exons ATGCCTGAGCCGGGCGGTCGCTGCCACGGCGACCTCGGCCTCGGCAAACGCCAGCTGGTCAAGGGCTGGCCCGACCTGTGGCTGGCCGCGGGGGACGCGCCCAGCCTCCGCGCGCGCCccatggcggccgccgcgccgccgccgccgcccgagcccgACCAAACCCTAGCGCTCCCGGACGCGCTGCTCCTCCGCGTGCTCGCCTGCCTCCCGGAGCCCCACCTCACGGGGGCCGCCTCGCTGGTCTGCAGGCGGTGGACGCGCCTCGCCGGGCGCCTGCGCCGTCGCCTCGCCGTGCGGGACTGGGGCTTCGTCGCGCACCGCCTGCCCTACCGCTTCCCGGACCTCGCCGACCTCGACCTCTTCCCGGCCTCAATCGCCGCGcccaccgccgcggcgccccacgccgccgccccgctcctcACATGCGGCGCGCTCTCGCTAACCCTAGACACCAGCGCCGACCCGCCGCTCGGCGCCTGCCGGTTCCTCGACGACGACGCGCTCGACCggggcctcgccgccgtcgctgccagcttccccaacctccgccgactctccgccaccgccgccgcggagtcCGGTGGCCTCATGGCCATCGCCGGCGGATGCCTGACGCTGCAGGAGCTCGAGCTCCACCGCTGCACCGACCTcgccctccgcccggtctccgcCTTTGCGCACCTCCAGATCCTCCGCATCGTCGCCGCGTCCCCTGCCCTCTACGGGACCGGTGAAGGTGGCGGTGTCACAGACATCGGCCTCACCATCCTCGCCCATGGTTGCAAGCGGCTGGTGAAGCTAGAGCTTCTGGGTTGCGAGGGGAGCTACGACGGCATCGCGGCTGTGGGGCGCTGCTGTGCCATGCTTGAGGAGCTCACCATTGCTGACCACAGGATGGATGGCGGATGGCTTGCTGCGCTCGCTTTCTGTGGGAACCTCAAGACCCTGCGCCTGCAGGGATGCAGCCGGATTGACGATGATCCCGGGCCGGCAGAACATCTTGGGGCTTGCCTCACGCTCGAGAGCCTGCAGCTGCACCGGTGCCAACTGCGTGACCGTCGTGCCCTCCATGCCCTCTATCTCGTCTGTGAGGGTGCCCGTGAGATTCAGGTCCAGAATTGCTGGGGCCTGGAAGATGATATGTTTGCCTTGGTTGGCCTATGCAG GAGAGTAAAATTTCTATCATTAGAAAGGTGCTCACTACTAACAACTCGTGGTCTAGAATCGGTGATCACCTCATGGAGCGACCTGCAGAGCCTAGAAGTTGTCTCCTGCAATAAAATCAAGGATGAGGAAATAACACCTGCCCTTTCAGAACTATTCTCCAATCTCAAAGAGCTGAAGTGGCGGCCCGACAACAAGTCACTTCTTGCTGCAAGCCTTGTAGGGACCGGAATGGGGAAGAAGGGCAGGGTATTTTTCAAAAGG CAGATCTTACCGACCCACCAACGGATCAAAGGGAAGGTGCTCAAGTATCCAGCAGGTGTCACCTCTTAG